The Terriglobales bacterium region GCGCTAGTATTTGAGGTTGCGAAGGCACGTGGCATTCCGGTCATGGTCACGTACGCCGGCGGCTATGCGCGCGACGTGCAGGACACAGTCACAATTCATGTGAACACGGTGATTGCGGCAAAGGAAGTTTGGAGGAACTGAATATGATTGAAGTAAAACGCTGCTTCTTCTGAATCGATCTGCGACGCGCGGCCGGGAGCCTGCGCAAAGAAGCTGCAGGAAAAGGACTTGATGTAAAAGTAAAAACGGGAGCTCGGGGACAGTTCCAGTTGTTCAAGAACGGAACCAAGCTCTTCGATTACAAGGAAGCTGGCACGATGCTTCCGACCAGTCAGCTTCTGCAGCTGATTTCAACATAAAAAGGAACGCCCCTGCCGTGTGGCCGGGGCGTTTCATCGCAAGGGCTTTAGTGACGGTCACGGTCACGATCCTTGTCGTGATCGCGATCATTGTCATGCCGCCACTTCCAGTAGGCCTCCTGCTGCTTCTTGTTCAATTTTCGGTAATCCCGATATTGACGCCCGTGGTAGGTCTGTCCGTACCATTGGCGATAGGCTTGGTCTTCATCGTTGTTCCACGTGTGGTACTGCTTATGAACGCGATCATAGACTCGCTGGTTATCGCGATCGTGATCACGATCCTGTGCTTGCATCGCCAGCGGCGCCAGCAACGCTGCACTCAACAACAGCGAATTCAAAAAACGAATGCATTTCCGCATCTCTCCTCCTATGGGCGGGAAAGCTCGCCCAACGTTCTCTCGTGAGATGCCTATGCTATTCAGCAGGACGTGCAGGCTCCTTTAACAAGTTCGGCAGTTTGCGTAAAACTTTGTAAAGCGCGATCGCAGACTGCTTGCCAGTTGCCTCAGAGTAGCCGCTCGGCTATGCGTTTAAAATTGAAAACAGTCCTATGTTTGAGAACCTTTCGGAAAAACTTCAACGCGCATTCAAGAATCTTCGCGGCCAGGGCACGCTGAACGAAGAAAACATGCAAGAGGCCCTGCGCGAGATCCGTCTGGCGCTGCTCGAAGCCGACGTCAACTTCAAAGTCGTAAAGGAGCTGATCGACCACATTCGCGAAAAGGCGCTTGGGTCGGAAGTCATGCTGCAGATCTCGCCCACCGAACAGGTGGTGAAGATCGTTCACAACGAACTGATCAACATTCTCGGCAAAGACACGGCCAAAATCCGCTTCGCCTCGCAGCCGCCTACCGTAGTACTCATGGCGGGCCTGCAAGGTTCTGGTAAGACGACTTCTTCGGGAAAGCTGGCGCAGTGGTTCAAGAAGGGCGGGCATCGTCCCATGCTGGTGTCAGTTGACGTATATCGTCCGGCAGCCCGCCAGCAGTTGAAGATCGTTGCCAGCGCGATTGGCGCCAACATCTATGAAGGTAAGGTGGACGGCGAAGCCTCCACCGCTGTTGTCGAAAGGCTCGCAAAGGAAGCGCGACGCGAGGCAATTAATTCCGGTTGCGATGTGCTCATCGTTGATACCGCCGGTCGGCTTCATATTGACGACGAATTAATGGATGAAATGCAGCTCCTCAAAAAGCTGCTCAATCCCCAGGAAATTCTCTTCGTCGCAGATGCGATGACTGGACAGGACGCGGTTAACTCCGCGAACGAGTTCCATAAAAAGCTAAATCTTACGGGCGTGATCCTCACCAAGATGGATGGCGATGCTCGCGGCGGTGCGGCGCTCTCGATCCGTAACGTCACGGGGCAGCCCATCAAATTTCTTGGTGTCGGTGAAAAATATGATGCGCTTGAGCCGTTTCATCCAGATCGCATCGCCGGTCGCATTTTGGGAATGGGCGACATTCTGTCGCTGGTCGAAAAAGCGCAGGAGAAGCTCGACGCGAAGAAATCAGAAGAGTTCGCCAAGAAGGCACTGAGCGGCGACGGCTTCTCGCTTGAAGATTTCCGCGAGCAATTGCGACAAATTAAGAAACTGGGCTCGCTGCAGAGCATTGTGAAAATGCTGCCCAGCATCGGCCCATTCGCCGGCATTCAGAACATGGCAGACAAGGTCGATGACAAAGAGCTGAATCGCGTCGAAGCCATCATCAATTCCATGACTCCGCACGAACGCGATCACCACGAAGTCATTAACGGCAGCCGTCGTAAGCGGATCGCGCGGGGATCAGGCACCAGCGTTCAGGAAGTAAATCAGCTTCTGAAGCAGTACGCGATGATGAAGAAACAATTCAAGACCCTGAGCAAGGGCGGCGGACTCTCGCGCAAACTCGCCGGCATGCGCTTCCGGTAGGATGGCGCGCCCGGCAGGATTCGAACCTGCGACCCTCTGCTTAGAAGGCAGATGCTCTAGTCCAACTGAGCTACGGGCGCCTGCGTTCATTTTAAAGCAGCATCTGTCCTTCAGCCTTGACTAACTGCACACAGTGAGGCGGTCCATTATTTTCGCGCTGCGTGCCGTCGTGACTCGCTGTTTCCGGTAAACAG contains the following coding sequences:
- the ffh gene encoding signal recognition particle protein, yielding MFENLSEKLQRAFKNLRGQGTLNEENMQEALREIRLALLEADVNFKVVKELIDHIREKALGSEVMLQISPTEQVVKIVHNELINILGKDTAKIRFASQPPTVVLMAGLQGSGKTTSSGKLAQWFKKGGHRPMLVSVDVYRPAARQQLKIVASAIGANIYEGKVDGEASTAVVERLAKEARREAINSGCDVLIVDTAGRLHIDDELMDEMQLLKKLLNPQEILFVADAMTGQDAVNSANEFHKKLNLTGVILTKMDGDARGGAALSIRNVTGQPIKFLGVGEKYDALEPFHPDRIAGRILGMGDILSLVEKAQEKLDAKKSEEFAKKALSGDGFSLEDFREQLRQIKKLGSLQSIVKMLPSIGPFAGIQNMADKVDDKELNRVEAIINSMTPHERDHHEVINGSRRKRIARGSGTSVQEVNQLLKQYAMMKKQFKTLSKGGGLSRKLAGMRFR